From the Planktothricoides raciborskii GIHE-MW2 genome, the window CTACATCCCGAATCATCCCATCTAGTGCTATGTTGGCCAAAAGGGGTGAGATAACCCCACCTTGGGGTGTACCTGCCTCTGGCTTTTCAAAGGCTCCTCCGTCCATGATTCCGGCTTTTAACCAAGTTTTTACTTGGTGTCGGATTTTTGCTGGACATTGGAGCTTTTTCAGTAAGTAAATGTGGTTGATTTTGTCAAAACATTTGGATATATCCGCATCCAGAACATAGTTAGGTTTCTTGTTTATTACAAGATATATTCTGGCTACGGCGTCATGTGTTGACCTACCTGGCCTAAAACCATACGAGGTTTCCTCAAATTGGGATTCCCAATACGGCTCTAGTGCCATTTTTACCAATGCCTGACGCGCTCTATCCTCCACTGTTGGTATCCCCAGGGGGCGTTTTTCATCCCGTCCGGGTTTTGGTATCCATACTCTGCGGACTGCTTTGGCCTTATAGGTTAGTGACAATCTGGAGGCCAGACTAAGCCTTTGTACGGGTGTCAGTGATTTTATCCCGTCAACCCCGGCTGTCTTCTTTCCTCTATTGAGTTGAGTTACTTGCCTTACAGCGAGTAGTTTTGCGTAATATGACTTTAACAGTAATTTCTGGAGCCCTTTTGCTAAGACATCGTTGCCCCTACTAGCCGCTCTGTAGATTCGCTTTTGTAACTTGAACACTTTCCGCTGGATTATTTTCCAGGGGATTTCGTTCCATTCCACCATCAACTTTTGTCGTGTTTTGGACATATATATCACTACTTGGGACTCTACAATTCAACTTAGGCGCAGGCTGTCAGCATATACCAGTTATTAGGCTGGTCTTTGGCTTCTGCACTGCATCTCTCACCCATGTGGCTTGCGCTTACACTTTATTTCACTACTTAGGATTATCGACCTATCCTAAGAGCCTACATGGGCTTTACTTCGTTCCGTGGCTTTGGGTTTATTAGCTTTCTTGTGCTGCCCTCTCCCCCTGGGTACTTCGGGATTTCTTTTTGCACGAACAGCAGAGTCATGCAACTTTTTGTGGGAAGTGTTAAATTCCCTACCTATTCCCCGTGCTCGTTTTGAGCGCAGCGTATCAACCAGTTTTTCGCTACTTCATGATGTAGAGGGTTCAAGTCGGACAGAAAGCCTCACGGCTGACCTTAGCTAATTGGCTCGAAGGGATTCTCTTACTGGTTAAGAGTTACCTCCTTTTCAACCCGCTTCACACCAGTGAATAGTGATTCTCCGGGTGGGGCTGATGCCTAACTACCCCTGGTAATTGTTCTTTTACCAGGAAATCCGGGTAATTGACCTCCATTTAGGCCAACAAAACCACAGTTGGTCGGGTAAGGTTCAGGGATTACTCCCCTCCCCTCCCCTAAGAACCGGACTTGACACTTTCGCATCATCCGGCTCAAGCCTTATTTCAAGCGATTGGACTTGGATTTGCTGTGTACCTGCTTATGACACGCTTGGTGTAAATGCACAAGGTTTTCAATGTCGTTTTGTCCGCCTTCTGCAACAGGTACTATATGATGGGTTTCAATTTCCTCACCGTTGAATAAAGGTTCGCCACAGATAGGGCATTTCCAGTTTTGGTTTTGAGCGATGTTATAATTCCGGGAGTTTTTCTCCCAGTAGCTCTTACCATATTTATGGTGACGTTTTTCCCAGTATTCCTTGAGGCTCGGATCGTCCGGTGACGCTTCCCCTTTGACCTTTACATGGCGCTCGATTGGAGTGTAAGCTATTGGGTAGAGAATTGTTTCAACCTCTTTCCCTCGCCGTTTGTCTGTACTTGTACAGGCGAACGTCCACTTATTGCCTTTTATGGTCTTAAAGTAACGTTTCCGAATCCATTTTGTGTTTTTGTTGGGATGCCGACGCTTCGCCCAACTCCAAAGGTAGTACCACACTCTTGATGAGATGTAGCTGAAGGTTACTTTGCTCACTACCCCCTTGTAGTAGTTAGCAAAACCTCGGAGAATCGGATTTAGCTTTTTAATGACTACTTCTTGTTCACAACCATTCATTGCCTTTATTTCCTTGCCTATCCTTTTACAGAAGGCTAAAACCTTCTTTTTGGATGGCTTGATAAGCAGTTTGCCGTTATAGTGGCGATGGTTGAAACCGAGAAAGTCAAAGCCGTCTTCTATTGATGTAATAACCGTTTTCTCCGTGCTTAATTCAAGTCCTATTTCTGATAACCATTGCTGGATTCTGGTCTGGGCTTTTTCAAGACTTTCCTTGTCTCTAGCAGTAACTATAAAGTCGTCTGCATACCGCACGATGCCTAATTTTGAATTGGTGGTTTTAACGAGTTGTTCCAAACCATGCAGTCCAATGTTGGCTAGTAGGGGTGAGATTACCCCGCCTTGCGGTGTTCCCGTCTTTGTGGGGTTGAATTCCCCTTTGAGAACATAGCCAGCTTTTAACCATCTTTGGATTAAATCCCTTTTAGGGAAGTTTCCTAATTGTTTCAAGATGGATTCATGGGCAATATTATCGAAGAATCCTTTGATGTCAGCTTCAAAAACCCAAGTGTCTCTGCCTTTACAGAGTCTAATAAAACTTTGTTCGATGGCATCTTGACAGCTTCTTCCGGGTCTGAATCCGTAGGAGTTTGGCTCAAACACGGGTTCCCATTCGGGTTCTAGTGCGTTCATTACTATTGCCTGTTCGATTCTGTCACGCATTGTTGGGATTCCTAGCGGTCGCAACTTTCCGTTTGACTTTGGTATCATTACCCGTTTAGTTGGGCTTTGAGTTCCGCCCTTCCAGTTGTTTACCAGTTTCACCCTTTGCTCTGGGGTATTGATTATTTTCTTGTCAATTCCTGCCGTTGCTTTTCCTTTATTGGTTTGGGTGATTTTTCGCACTGACAATAGTAAGTTTGCGTGGCTTTTTAACATCAACTTTTGTAGGTTTCTCAACTTACGAAAGTTACCAAGTTTTCTCGCGAGAAAGATTCTTTGACGTAAGTTCCTAACCAGCTTGTTGGCTTTTTGCCAATTAATTTGGCTCCAGTCTTCCAGTGGTTTCTTTAGTCCGTTTGTTGCATTTGGTTGCGACATCTAACTTGTCCTCAGATACGGTTTTTACTGTCTGGTCTCTTTCTCATACGACCCAAGGCAAGTCTGCTGTTCCTTTCGGTCAGGGGCAAATTTTGAACCCCTATCTCCCCATTACAGGGATGCTTTCGCTTTTTGCCTCATCCTCTACCCTCCAGAGAGTTCTGCTTTCCTTGCGGTCTGCTTACTATGGGATTCGACCTTCCCATAGACTCTGTAGGGCTTACCCTGTTGTATCCTTTGGTTGTCCGTTCTCTCGTTAGGCGCTGTCTTTCCTGCGGTGAGAGTTTTAGTCACACGCCTTGATGACATAGGATCATCGAGGCTGCTCACTTACCTTTTGGTTCGAGCCTGTCAGCCTTATTTGGCTCGTTTAGGAATCACGCAGTTTAAATGGCAGTTCATTTTCATTCACCATTGAGAGAATCCCTCTTGCTCCTTACCGGCTTAGGCTGCCAGTTTCGGTTACGTTCGGGGTCTGCACTCCGTCTGTTTCGTTACCTACTAGGACGTGACCATACCTTTTTTGGTACTTTCCGCGAGGGCAGGGGGTGTGACTCCCCTAGTAGGGCCGACCCTACTTACCAAACGACCAGTTCAGGTCGCGCAAATGGTTCGTGACTACGATTTTAGGTGGATGCCTGTTAGTTCACTATGTCTTCCGGAACCACTACCAAGCGCACGCTTCAGGTATTACCATCCACTTTTCGCTTGAACGAATCGCACCTTGCTGTTTTATGATAGTCCATGAAAGATAATCCCTGAAATCAGCATGGCGCGATCGCGCTATGTTGTGTTGATGTGCTCCTAAGTAGCGGTAGGGTGTGTTAGCGTAGCGAAGCGGAGCGTAACGCACCTTAACCCAGGGTAACGCATCTTACACCAGGGTAACGGATCTGATTAGTTAAAATAAGGGCGAACGATGGGGCTCGAACCCACGAAATTTTGTAGGGGCAAAGCATTCGGGCAACAATTTCTGGGAAAAAACCCCAAATTTAATATCCGAATGCTTTGCCCAGTAACGCACCTTAACCCAGGGTAACGCACCTTAACCCAGGGTAACGGATCTGATTAGTTAAAATAAGGGCGAACGATGGGGCTCGAACCCACGAATGGTGGAACCACAATCCACTGCCTTAACCACTTGGCTACGCTCGCCATTCGATTTATAACTATAGCACATTTAGTTAAAATTGATCTACCCCCTGGGAAAATTTTTTTTGATTTTGTCTAAAAGTCGCTGCGGCTGCGAAATTTCCGGTTTAGCATCGGTAGTTAAAGCATACAGAAAACCATACAGATAAGTTCAACGTCACTATGAAAGGGTTAAAGATAGTCGCATCCATCGGCGCCGTGGGGGGCGTGGGACTTGGGGTAGCAATGGCGATCGCCAATCCCAGTCCAGAAGCTTACAACAACTATGCGGCCCAGCAAATGACCCAGTATCTCAACAATGTCGCCTGTGAGAAAGTGCCAACGGGCAAAAAGCCATGTCTCTCACTGGTGCAGTCAGCGCAGCCGCAAATTTCCCAACTCATTAGTCAGAATACCGAACGCCGTAACTTTCTCTTGTTCAGTATTTACAAGACAACGTTTAATCTGCCCTTACTCCCAACCTACCAATTTGAAACCCTGGGAGCCCTGCAAAACTTTTATATTTATAAGCAAGAAAAATTATAAATTATCATCAAAAGATCATCTATATTGTGGCGCTCAACGATTGCCCCGAAAACCTCATCTTAACCGAATAATGCTGGTTTAAGGGTAATCGCCATTCTCGAAAAACGCGAAAAAAATTAAAATCCCAATTAAATCCCGGTAGCTGGTTATAGATATATGATTGCCTGAATGTTATCGCTCCGATGATTAATTGGGATTTTTGCTGTAACAATGTCGTGTAACAACTGGTAGTGCCCCGCTGAGGTTATTAAACGTGCTGCTTCAGGAGGTCTTTGAACAAGTTATCTTTGACCATGCTCTGACGCAACACTTCTAATAGATACTCTTGCGCTTGCTCTCTGGTTAACCCTTTGATTTGCTTTTCGTACACCTTTAACTGAAATTGTTGTTCCAAGCTCAGACCTGAAGTTGTATTCATCGGTTTGCTCCTTTTTCTGTTGTTTCTTGTCTGTTTTCGGTTGTCCTGTGATTCAAGACGTTAAGTGATTCTGGTTTGGTTTCCGTTAAATGTAAATTATCGTAACAAGCTATTGACAAACTGTTCATAATATACATTTGCAGATTAATTTCTGCTACAAAAGTTCATAAAAGCCTCAGACGGTTTATGATAAAGAGGTGAAAACAACCAAAAATCAATAGTTACAAGGCATCAGCAGTTTCATGGACGCGATAGAATTTTTTCAAAAAAGTGCAGGAAAATGGCGATCGCAGCGCACTACCCACCATTTGGCATTTAGACGCGCTGAGATGGGCGACTCGGAAATTACCGTGGAAGCATTAGCGGGGGACGATCCAAAAGTACAGGAAATTTGTAAACTCCATGAAGTGGATCCCAGGGAAGCCAGTGGCGGGGCTTTTGTCTCTTGGCAGGGTTCGATGGCTTGGGACAGGGAAGGAGAAAATCATTCTGGGGAAACCGTATTTGCGATCGTTCCCGATCCGCATCATCCCAACACTGGGCGAATGTTAAGAGAACGGGGCTATGCGGAAATTGTCCCAGTGGCGGGACAATATCATATAGACGAAGAAGGTGGACTGGTACTGATTACTGAGTATGAAACCATGAGTGTGATTGAACGCTTCTGGTTTGCCAATCCCAATTTACGGATGCGGACTAGCACGGTGACTCGCTTTGGGGGGTTTAGTACCGCCTCTTTTTGTAGCGAAAGTCGGATTTCCACAGAATCAGCGGATGTCAATAATTCTCAAGCGGAATCAGTAAACGCCAACAAAGAATCCAGCCAAGAATTATTAGGAACCGCCAAATTTTCTTCGGTTTTGGGGTGGTAAAAGTGATTGGGGATTGGGGATTAGAGATGAACGCGCCGCACTGGGAAAGCAACCCGGAAAGAAACCCGGTTTCTTGGAGAAACCGGGTTTCTGAGGTTGCCTCCTGCCAAATTACCAGTAGCAACACCAATTCAGATTCGTTTCAACGAGGTTGGCAATACCTAGATCGGGTGCGTCAGCTTACCCCAGAACCGGGGATAATTTCGCTAAATCCAGAAACCGGGTTTCTCGAAGAAACCCGGTTTCTTCACACTCGCATCTGCACCTGGATTGGCGATCATATAGATGCGATTAATTTAGAACTCACC encodes:
- a CDS encoding NblA/ycf18 family protein codes for the protein MNTTSGLSLEQQFQLKVYEKQIKGLTREQAQEYLLEVLRQSMVKDNLFKDLLKQHV
- a CDS encoding phycobiliprotein lyase, which produces MDAIEFFQKSAGKWRSQRTTHHLAFRRAEMGDSEITVEALAGDDPKVQEICKLHEVDPREASGGAFVSWQGSMAWDREGENHSGETVFAIVPDPHHPNTGRMLRERGYAEIVPVAGQYHIDEEGGLVLITEYETMSVIERFWFANPNLRMRTSTVTRFGGFSTASFCSESRISTESADVNNSQAESVNANKESSQELLGTAKFSSVLGW
- a CDS encoding DUF4359 domain-containing protein, with translation MKGLKIVASIGAVGGVGLGVAMAIANPSPEAYNNYAAQQMTQYLNNVACEKVPTGKKPCLSLVQSAQPQISQLISQNTERRNFLLFSIYKTTFNLPLLPTYQFETLGALQNFYIYKQEKL
- the ltrA gene encoding group II intron reverse transcriptase/maturase, coding for MSQPNATNGLKKPLEDWSQINWQKANKLVRNLRQRIFLARKLGNFRKLRNLQKLMLKSHANLLLSVRKITQTNKGKATAGIDKKIINTPEQRVKLVNNWKGGTQSPTKRVMIPKSNGKLRPLGIPTMRDRIEQAIVMNALEPEWEPVFEPNSYGFRPGRSCQDAIEQSFIRLCKGRDTWVFEADIKGFFDNIAHESILKQLGNFPKRDLIQRWLKAGYVLKGEFNPTKTGTPQGGVISPLLANIGLHGLEQLVKTTNSKLGIVRYADDFIVTARDKESLEKAQTRIQQWLSEIGLELSTEKTVITSIEDGFDFLGFNHRHYNGKLLIKPSKKKVLAFCKRIGKEIKAMNGCEQEVVIKKLNPILRGFANYYKGVVSKVTFSYISSRVWYYLWSWAKRRHPNKNTKWIRKRYFKTIKGNKWTFACTSTDKRRGKEVETILYPIAYTPIERHVKVKGEASPDDPSLKEYWEKRHHKYGKSYWEKNSRNYNIAQNQNWKCPICGEPLFNGEEIETHHIVPVAEGGQNDIENLVHLHQACHKQVHSKSKSNRLK